In the genome of Natronomonas salina, the window GTCAGCCCGTCCTCGGCCATCCGGACGTCGCCGTCGAAGCCCGCCTCCTGGACCGACTCGAGCATCTCCTCGTGGCGCCCGTCGGTGTGCGGGTAGAGGTGCGTCAGGTACACCCGGCCGAGGTCGTGGCCGGCGAGGGTCTCGCCGAGCTGCGACGGGGTCGGGTGGTTGTCGACGTCGACGTCGTCGGGGAAGGAGCAGTCGTGGGCCAGGATCGCCGACCCGTCCGCGAGGTCGGCTATCTCGTCGATGGCCTCGCTGTCGCCGGAGAACGTGAAGACCGCGTCGTCGGTCTCGAAGCGGTAGGCCAGACAGTACATCGAGTGGACGGTCTCGACGGCCTCGACGTCGTAGCCGGCCACAGAGAACTCGCCGGGGGCGACCTCCCGGAAGGTGAACTCGAAGCGGTCCTGCATGTACTCGTGCACCGAGAGGAGGTCGCGGACGAGCTCCTCGGTGCCTTCGGGACCGACGATCTCCATCTCGGTCTCGCCGGACAGCCAGCGGGCCTTCAGCAGGACCATGAGGTCCGAGACGTGGTCGAGGTGGTGGTGGGTCAACAGCAGTGTATCGACGCCCTCGTAGCCGACGTCCGTCTCGGCGAGGCCGTGGAGGGCGCCGCTGCCGCAGTCGACCATGAGGGGGT includes:
- a CDS encoding MBL fold metallo-hydrolase; this encodes MRVTFLGTGSAMPTGERYQTGLLLEDPDGDADPLMVDCGSGALHGLAETDVGYEGVDTLLLTHHHLDHVSDLMVLLKARWLSGETEMEIVGPEGTEELVRDLLSVHEYMQDRFEFTFREVAPGEFSVAGYDVEAVETVHSMYCLAYRFETDDAVFTFSGDSEAIDEIADLADGSAILAHDCSFPDDVDVDNHPTPSQLGETLAGHDLGRVYLTHLYPHTDGRHEEMLESVQEAGFDGDVRMAEDGLTVDLRRR